One window of the Primulina eburnea isolate SZY01 chromosome 18, ASM2296580v1, whole genome shotgun sequence genome contains the following:
- the LOC140819345 gene encoding filament-like plant protein 4: MDKRSWLWKKKSSDKQEIEKTLATALASSTAVSDVVATQMDKAKQGNNKKLKHVQISMESYTHLTGLEDQVKSYEEKVKALEDEVTELEEKLSDAQSETSNKEIMVKQHAKVAEEAVSGWEKAKAEAEALKNHVESVTLLKHTAEDRASHLDGALMECMRQIRNLKEEHDKKLHEVVLNKAKVFDKMKLELGSKISNLDQEILRSAAEISAISQSLQERSNMLIKLNEEKLQAETEIEILKSNIESCEKEVNSLKYELHIARKEVEIRNEEKNMSLRSAEAANRQHLEGVKKIAKLEAECQRLRGLVRKKLPGPAAVAQMKLEVENMSRDHGETRLRRSPARTPRHPSQLPEFSHDNTLKFQKNYDILTERLQEMEEERNMLKEALAKRNSELSASRSLFSQTANKLQSLEAHLQVNGERKGLLRSNTPVPIQNFHDHYVRNPSSFTSMSEDGNDDTVSFLDSWATSAISESLKKEKNVDSQHKPDDKNHLALMDDFLEMEQLAYLSNGTVSNTDVSGNACNASSEIIECEALLEVSRNIDPPSGDDHITVGDLKLQADPPIFVKFQSEISMVFELMSKEKDMEKAIEGIRHIMQDMHKYPHHMSVNSDVEAEHCPGTMSDIQILGEEAMTTGTKGVSLFENDNSFTKTSQAVDQELETAISQIYDFIMVLEKEVRNNPGTTSSSGDELNKKLDILIEKYSDSMKSRVNPIDFVLSISHVLSKASELHFSVLGFKSFELETGSSDCIDKIALPENTTAVDSMGDRCPNGRAHFPDSTSDPDVPYDGNLVPTSQSTATSCKCSVAEIEQLKLEKDNFAVDLLRCTENFESCKSQLLDTEKLLLEVKSQLSSAQKTNSLAETRLKCMAESYRSLETKAEELQTKVNILQGKIESLVNELQEERKIHQDALTRCKDLQEQLQRIDGRPMAISEDKISQEKELAAAAEKLAECQETIFLLDKQLKAMRPRTDPLSSSNSGRFQKGEFTIEDPIVTGVNLPDRDSSEMDTASSFHMLEAGHESFDAFDYPMSPSRSPVSKHYKHRPTNSGSSSGSSTPMPDKQTRGLSRFFSSKGKNV, translated from the exons ATGGATAAGAGGAGTTGGCTTTGGAAGAAGAAGTCGTCTGATAAGCAGGAAATCGAGAAAACTCTTGCTACTGCATTGGCCTCCTCTACTGCTGTTTCAGATGTTGTTGCTACTCAAATGGACAAG GCTAAGCAGGgcaataataaaaaattgaaacatGTTCAAATATCAATGGAATCATATACACATCTAACTGGATTGGAGGATCAAGTGAAGTCCTATGAGGAAAAGGTCAAGGCCTTAGAGGACGAAGTAACTGAATTGGAAGAAAAGTTATCCGACGCCCAATCAGAAACAAGCAATAAAGAAATCATGGTGAAGCAACATGCTAAAGTTGCGGAAGAAGCTGTCTCAG GTTGGGAAAAGGCAAAGGCAGAGGCAGAGGCATTAAAAAATCATGTGGAATCTGTAACACTGCTAAAACATACTGCCGAAGATCGAGCCTCACATTTAGATGGTGCTCTCATGGAATGTATGAGACAAATACGAAATTTGAAGGAGGAACATGATAAAAAACTGCATGAAGTAGTTCTCAACAAGGCCAAGGTATTTGACAAAATGAAGCTCGAGCTTGGATCGAAAATATCCAATTTAGACCAAGAAATACTAAGGTCTGCTGCTGAAATTTCTGCAATCTCACAATCTTTGCAAGAGCGCTCTAACATGCTGATCAAGCTAAATGAAGAGAAATTACAAgctgagactgagatagaaatTCTGAAGAGTAATATTGAATCCTGTGAAAAAGAAGTGAATTCACTCAAGTACGAACTTCATATCGCTAGGAAAGAGGTGGAAATTCGAAATGAGGAAAAGAATATGAGTTTGCGGTCTGCAGAAGCAGCAAACAGGCAGCACCTGGAGGGAGTGAAGAAAATTGCAAAGCTTGAAGCTGAGTGTCAAAGATTACGAGGTCTTGTTAGGAAGAAATTGCCTGGTCCAGCTGCGGTAGCACAGATGAAACTTGAAGTTGAAAACATGAGTCGGGATCATGGTGAGACCCGTTTAAGGAGGTCTCCAGCAAGGACTCCTCGTCACCCATCCCAACTACCAGAGTTTTCCCATGACAATACGCTAAAGTTCCAGAAAAACTATGATATTCTAACCGAACGCCTACAGGAGATGGAGGAAGAAAGAAACATGTTGAAGGAAGCACTTGCAAAGCGTAACAGTGAATTGTCAGCTTCTAGGAGTTTATTTTCCCAGACAGCCAACAAGCTTCAAAGTTTAGAAGCACATCTGCAAGTAAATGGTGAACGGAAAGGTCTTTTGAGATCTAATACTCCAGTAccgattcaaaattttcatgaccACTATGTTCGTAATCCCTCTAGTTTTACCTCCATGTCAGAAGATGGAAATGATGATACTGTAAGTTTTCTTGATTCATGGGCAACTTCAGCAATTTCTGAGAGtttgaaaaaggaaaagaaTGTTGATAGTCAACACAAGCCAGATGATAAAAATCACCTGGCCTTAATGGATGACTTTTTGGAGATGGAGCAATTAGCATATCTATCAAATGGAACAGTATCTAATACAGATGTATCAGGTAATGCATGTAATGCAAGTTCTGAAATAATAGAATGTGAAGCTTTACTTGAAGTCTCTAGGAACATCGACCCCCCATCCGGAGATGATCATATAACCGTTGGAGATCTGAAACTGCAAGCTGATCCACCCATCTTTGTCAAGTTCCAATCAGAAATATCTATGGTATTTGAGTTGATGTCCAAGGAAAAAGACATGGAAAAAGCTATTGAAGGCATTAGACATATTATGCAGGATATGCACAAATATCCACATCACATGAGCGTGAATTCTGATGTTGAAGCTGAGCATTGTCCTGGCACAATGAGTGATATTCAGATTCTTGGTGAAGAAGCAATGACAACAGGAACAAAGGGTGTGTCTTTGTTTGAAAATGACAACTCTTTTACTAAAACTTCACAAGCAGTTGATCAAGAACTGGAAACTGCTATCTCTCAGATTTATGACTTTATAATGGTTCTCGAGAAAGAGGTTAGAAACAACCCAGGAACAACATCTTCTAGTGGAGATGAATTGAATAAGAAACTCGatattctcattgaaaaatataGTGATTCTATGAAAAGTAGGGTTAATCCTATTGATTTTGTTCTCAGCATTTCTCATGTATTAAGCAAAGCAAGTGAACTGCATTTCAGTGTCCTTGGATTCAAAAGTTTTGAATTGGAAACTGGCTCTTCTGACTGTATAGACAAGATTGCACTACCGGAGAACACAACAGCTGTTGACTCAATGGGGGATAGGTGTCCAAATGGGCGTGCACACTTTCCCGATTCCACATCTGATCCTGATGTACCATATGATGGGAATCTTGTTCCAACCTCCCAATCAACAGCCACCTCTTGTAAATGCTCCGTGGCGGAGATTGAACAACTGAAATTGGAAAAAGATAATTTTGCAGTTGATCTTCTTAGGTGCACGGAGAACTTTGAGAGCTGCAAGTCTCAGTTGCTGGATACAGAGAAGCTTCTCTTGGAGGTTAAGTCACAATTATCATCAGCTCAAAAGACGAACAGCTTGGCTGAGACACGGCTCAAATGCATGGCAGAATCATACAGATCACTTGAAACAAAGGCAGAAGAATTACAAACAAAAGTAAATATCCTACAAGGGAAAATAGAGAGTTTGGTTAATGAGCTGCAAGAGGAGAGAAAAATTCATCAAGATGCACTTACCAGATGCAAAGATCTTCAAGAACAGCTGCAAAG GATTGATGGTCGTCCGATGGCCATTAGTGAGGACAAGATTAGCCAG GAGAAGGAATTGGCAGCTGCAGCAGAAAAGCTGGCCGAGTGTCAAGAAACCATATTTCTTCTGGATAAGCAGTTGAAAGCAATGCGTCCACGAACAGACCCTCTCAGTTCATCAAACAGTGGGAGGTTTCAGAAAGGTGAATTCACAATTGAAGATCCAATTGTAACCGGCGTGAATTTACCTGACCGAGATTCGTCAGAAATGGATACTGCCTCTTCATTTCATATGCTCGAGGCAGGCCATGAGTCCTTTGATGCATTCGACTACCCAATGAGTCCATCAAGATCACCCGTATCAAAGCATTACAAACATCGTCCCACAAATTCTGGATCATCTTCCGGTTCATCTACTCCCATGCCGGATAAACAAACTCGTGGATTAAGTAGATTCTTTTCCTCAAAAGGGAAGAATGTTTAG